TGGCATTAAAGTTGACCCAGATAATCATCAAAATAAAGAACTTCTGAAGGATTGGGAACTATTGAAAATTTTAAATGAACAAATTGAAAAATTAGATAAAACAGGTCACGCAAACTCACCCTCAATTAATACAGACCAAATTTTAAAACTTTTAGAAGATGCTAAATATTATTTTACTACTCAGTGGGACATTCTAGACTTACCTTTTGAATTTCCAAAGGCTCAAGCTAGCATGTTACTCTATCCAAGTAAGAGTACATGAATCTAGATTATTGGAGCAAAGCAATTTTAGTAATAATGGAAATGGAATTAGGTCAAAATGGAACTTTTTGGGCAACTTAATTAGGGCTTGCTGAATAAAACTGAATTTCTAATATGGAAAGCGGTGACAGTATCCAATTTTACGGTTATGTGGTTAGATTGGCTCAAAGTATCAGTATAAGCGATCAATCGGCTGAGTACGCTTTAACAGTTCAATATTAATTATTTATGAAAGTTTGGATTAATGGAAGGCGCGATCGCGCTCCCATATCTAGTAAATGTATAGGAGGTAACAACAATGGCTAAATTACGTAAAAAAAAGAAAGGATTTGGAAAACAAGAGTTACGAGAATATAAAGTAAAATCTTTTGTTAGTCAATTAAAACGAATAATTGATAATAACGATGACAATCTTCCGTGTTTTGTAGCAGAATGTAGATTTTTGCCTGAGTTAAAGAAGGCAGTAGCTATTTTAGAAAACACTCCGAAATATAATCGCTATCTATACAGTGGCTTTTACCGCCCTAATGATTTTAAGGAAGTCCTGTCTACTGGCTTGTGGCTTAATTCTCCTAAAAAACGACTAGAGTTGAAAGCAAAAATTGAAACCTGTGAACCCCATCATGTGCTAATCATGCTTATTTCACCTGAAGCGCAAAAAGATTTATTAAAAGAAGAGAAGGCTCAAAACCTTAAAAGTTAACTAAAACGGAAGCGATCACGTTACCTAAAAGAGTATAAAGGAGATAATTCCCAACTGTACTATGATTTCTAAAAAAGAAGCTCAATCGTGTATTTACTGGCGTATCGTACCAAAAAGGGACTAATAATTTATTAATATTACTTAATTAAAATGTTCTATTAAATTTTCAATAAATTTTCCTATTTTATCACAAATCGACCTGACTATAACGTTGATACAATAATTAATCAGTCTGTCAATAATGTTCTCCATTAATTCCACAATATCATCATTATCCTTATTATTCTTATTAACATTATTTACCGCTTTTTTATTTGTATCAGAATCATATTTTTCGCCATAGTTAGGAGTATATTTAACCTTAGCCATTGTCTTATTTCCTTATTATACTGTTTAGTTTTTACTAATCAATCAATAGCGCATCGTACCAAAACGCAGAACAAACTTTCACCTCTAAATCATATTTTCGATGCAGTTCGATATATTTGGCAATGTAGCGTTCACAATCATGGTTAGTGCCACTATTCCCCCACCGATCGCGCGCTGTCTGTTTGGTTTCCCCCACGTAAAGTAAGAGTTGCCTTGCCATATCCAGAATAAAATAAAGGCAACATTGATCATCATAATCACGCATCCGATAGAACTGCGGACTATGAAGTTTGAGATTAAAGGGGTCAATCTCATCGGCTGTTGATGGAGGGGCAGTATCAAATAGAGTTGTTTGTGCTGGTGGAGCTTCTCGAACTTTATTTTGATGTTTGAAGATACGCTGCTTCCATTTAAGTAACTGCTGGCGACTCATCACCAGTTGCTCTTGACGTTGTCCGAGCGGAAATTGGGTAAAGTTTTGGGTTGAGAATAGTTCGGGCTGTTTCATTAACAGGGTAGAGTCTCAAAATAAGCAGTTCAGCCCCATAATATGCTAAATTCTCTCTCTAACCATAGTTATTCTTTTTTAATTATTTTGAGTTTGAGGCGATCTAAAACAAGCTATTTTAAAATTTAAGGTGTTTAAACATGAATATTGTTATTCGACCTTCAAACGAAAATGACATCAAGGAAATTATAGAGTTACAGTCTCAATCCCTATTTCAATTATCTTCTAAATACTATAATCAAAAGCAAAAGCAAGCTATAATAAACAGTCAAAAACGAGCTAGAAGTTTATTATATCATCAGGAAAAAATTTATGTGGCTGAAATTGATGGCGAAAAAATAATTGGATTTGCTTGTTTTATCTATAAGCATAACAAACTTGGACAAATTGGAGGAATATATGTTCATCCTGATTATTTTCGGAAAGGAGTGGGAACAAAGTTAATTGAAAAAATAGAAGAAATTGCACGACAATATAATGTTGTAATTTTAGAAGTTTTTTCATCTTTAGATGCTGTAGTTTTTTATAGAAAAAAAGGTTATACAAGTGTTAGACGAGTTAATTTTGTAATTGAGTTCACTTTTACTAATATGCCGACTCAATTTCTCTATAAAAAATTAAAACCAATCTCTCAAAATGAAGCAGATGAAATCAAGAAATTATTAAACTATGAAATAAAACAGCATCAAAAGTCTAATCACCTTATTCAATTTATTTTGTATTTCATTATCTTTTTCTTAATTGGCTTTTTTATAGCTATAGCAATCATGAGTCAGTTGTGAGAAGCTATTTTTTCAGTTGCTAGTGTAATGGAAACTGACTGATAGATTTCTTTCTCATGAATCATTCCTGACTGCTATATTTAAGTGAAATTAATCTCTAAAAACATTGCCAATCAAGAATTTTATATGATTAGCCGAGGGTCTATTGTGAGCTACTTGTAACGGTCTTCTTTTTGGTCTCGGATTAGAAGATATAGTGATTCCAAATAAAAAACAGCAACCTAAAAGTAGTGGGAGCATCTTGCTCCCTAGTAGCAGCCAAGATGGCTGCACTACGGAACTGAATTGGAACGACTATAATTGCTTTTCGATGAGATGATCGTTCTTTGCCATAAATTCCAGCATTTCCTCGAATGGCAAATCAATCGTCTCACCAGATTTTAATTTAGCAGTAGCCATTATTCCAATAGTTAGTAGTCAAGCTGAACGCCTAATGCCCTGCTTTTTCGTCGCTGTATCAATTGGCTTCACGTCTTTCTTCGATAATTTCTCTCATGGTTCTTTCTCCCCAAGTTGAAAAACGAGTGAAGGTGTCATGAGTGAGTTCTGGAAATTCCTCTGCAACACTTTGACCTATATCTGATTGATAAAATTCAATAATTGCCTCCAATTGTTCGACCGTAAAGTGTTCCGCATAGATGGGCGTTACTAAATCCACATATTCTTCTTCCATCCGACGAACATACTCTTGGACAACTTCATTTGGAATTTGAGGATTCTGTTCTAAAGGTAAGGTTACTGTCTCAATTGTTGCTTCTTTTTCATTGGAAAGTTCAATATATTGCCTAATTAAGGATGCTTTTTCAGGATCAACGTCTTTTTCCTGTTCCGAGGGGGTTTCGTTTAAGGATTTAATGTTTTGATCATTGGTTTCTGCTTTAACTGATGAGACTGCTAATAGCGATAATCCCAGTGTTACAGGAGTCAGGATAGTGGCTAGGGTGATGGGTAATAGTTTTTGTTTAATCATTTGAGGTCTCCAAGTTCAAACGTTTGTGTCGAGTAGGTTAGAGATTTGGGCATTATATTAACATCTTGGTCTCTCCCTAAGAATGGGGTTGAGACGAGATATTTGCAAAATAGTACAATCTTGCCTGCTGGGGTTGGTGCAATTTCTGGTTTTCCATATTTAGCAAACAAGTCGTTTAAAGCCTTGTAGAATATAAAAAAAATCTACATTAAGACTATGCTATATGTATACATATAGAAAAGTTGCCACGGGGGGAGCAGTGGTTCAATTAATAAAGTGGAAAATGATTGGGGAACTAGATTTCGGAATCGTACCTATCAATCAGTGATGTCGCTATTAGTTCGGGAAACGCTCAAATTGCCAAACACAGAAACCATTTTTGATGTTGCGTAAAAATAAGTGTAAAATCCATCGTGGAACTTCCAATTGATCAGCAACTTTACCCACAACTGATTGACGAGTAATCGGTTGATAACCAGCTTGCAAAAACAGTTGTTCTGGCTTCTCCTGAAGTTCCTTAAAAGAAGCTCCTAACTTGACAATTTGTTCATGAACTGCTGTCATCTGACGCTGAAAAAATGACCGTTTTACTAAGTCACAATAGATGAAGTGATGAGGGAACAATTCGCCAAGCGTTTCTAATAACTCCCAGCGTTGTCTTTGAGTTAAATACATCAAGACTCCCTCCAAGATCACATGAGTGGTCTCGGGTTGAGAAAAAGAGGATAAGTGATCCTTGAGAGATTCCTTAGCAAAATCAATGGGAATTCGTACCAGCGAGTTAGGAGACTGATGGGAAGGGAGATGACGCTCTTTTTCAGCAAGAATTGCTGGTTCATCAACTTCCAGCCAATTCCCTCCTGAGAGACGAAAAGCGCGGGTATCAAACCCAGCTCCCATGACAACGACTTTCGCCTTAGAGTCTTTTTGTAACGCTTTCCGAATTAAGTCATCAATGATTGCATGCCTTCCCGCTGTACTAAAGTTCGGTCGGTTAAGTGATGCAAATTGCTTCCAAATTTCCTTAGCTTCATCAGTCATCAAGGAGGGGGCTAGCCAATCATTACACACTGGTTCACCCTGTTGAGCATCCCAAGCACGAACCCCTAACGGATAATAGGCAGTTTTAGTTACTTGATTATCCATAAAAAGTCATCTAATTTCCTCATACATATTTTAGAAAACTTTAACCTAATTTTCTAAAACGTAATTAATTTAGGTGATGTATTAATCCGTATGCTAAATGCTTAAGATGAAGATTGGCTCTGACAAAAAGTAGTGTCACTGGTACAATTCCAAAGTAGAACTTAGCTAGATTAATCCTCTTTTTCTAAGAGAGCCATTGGCTTGTTCACGTACATATTTATCTTGATCCTGAGCAAGTAGTTGAAGGGTGGGAGAGGGAGTATTGGGGTTAGAGGCAACTTTTTGGCGTACCAATCTATCTTGATCCCGAGCAAGTGGTGGGAGCAAGTTAAAAGAACTGTTAGGGTCAGATGCGATTTCTTTGTGTACCTTCAAAACAAACTCATTGATTTGTTCTTTTAACCATTTTCGTTCTGAATAGGGTCGATTGATGGCTATAGCGTAGTGTTTCATTTCCTTAGATAAGTCTAACCAAGATTTGGGAAAATATGGAGTAAATTCAAAAGGTAAGAACTCGTTGTCTGTTTTGTAAAAGGTAGAAAAATACGAATCAGACATTTCTTCTGTGTTATGAATGTTTTTTAATTCTGCTGTTTTACCGTAATCAAATTTCTCGTATTTTAGTTTCCATAGCAGTTTCCATTGGGTTTTTAGGGTAAAATTTTTCTCGTTAACACTTAACGTGGTTCCCCTGAATATATTTTTGATTCCTTTGACAATTAGTGTAATTCCAGAACGTCCTACTATCAGAAATAGCATCCAAAATAGGAAATCAGTATCCATCCAATCGATAAGCTCAATAAGTATTATTAGACATAGCCCAATAATAGGATATGCTAATCCTAATCCAATTTGAAGAAGATTTAATTTAGTTAATCCCGGTGCTGGAACAATGATTTCTAAAGAGTTTTCAGTACGTTTTAAGCTAATATTGCTATTTGGCGGTTTAGTAGTTTTCTGATTGATTTCGGCTTCGACATTAGTTTTGATGTCAGGTTCTTGTTGTAGGAACACTTTGAAAGGGATCTGGCTCAGACCCATTTGCTCGAAAAGGTTTAACTTTGGATACGCCTTGAAGACTACCGTTTTGTCAGGGGTATAGTCGTTCAGGCTTAAATGTGGCGTTGTTTGACCGCCCTCTATCTTACCCCAAATCTCACGACCGATTTCCGGCACTTCAAAGACAATCGTTTCCCCCTGCTTAATTTTTCCCAAGTGAATCTCATCAACGAAGATTTCAAGTGCTCTAATTCCGTAGTCACTGTTCTGCCATTCTACTTTGATTTCTTTCATAGCACTGATTATTTGTATGCAAGATTTTGGCGAAGATGAACCTGCTAAAGTAGAAATAAATCGTAATGGAATTAACTGTAAAATGGGTCAAGAAAGATAGTAAAAGAAAGTAAGAAGCGAATAGTAAAGTGTTTAAACCATTAATCACTATTTAATTAATTCAATGATGGGTTCTATCAATGGCTCTCTTATGACACCATAAGACAGAAAAAGTCCCAGAGCCATAAGTGGAAATCCAATTAAATAACTGACTAAACGATAATCTTCTTTAATTTTAATTTTTTTTTTCGATTTGGATCTTTAACAAATTTATTAATTTTTCTTATTTTAATCTTTTTACATAAAATCGTAAAAAGATAATGAATGTGTGTCACATTAATATCTATCATTGGTATTTTTTCATCATTAGTAATTAACATAATTTGATACCCATCACCATACGATATAAGTGGTTCTCCATCATAATTTGGATTTGGTGTGGCGCTTGAGCGATAGTCCAATTCCGCACCTTGAAGATTTTTAATTTCCTCGACATTTCTAAAAAATAATCCTGCTTTTTTAAGTTCGCAATAAATTCCAGATGAAGGAGTACGATGACACTTTAAAATAGAGACTCTGCCACCTAAATATACAACAGCAAATCCAATTATTGTTGGTATCGAGCATAATAGGAAAAGCAATAAACTCCAAAAAAAACCACTTATATCCATTTATTATATAATTGATAACTTTTACTATAAATATAATAAATTATGGAGATTTACATTTAACTAAATGTTTAAGAAATATTTAACCGATGGTTCTAATTGATTTCAATCAGAATTAGAGTCAAAATTATCAAAGTAAAGAAGAGTTCCTATGGGTGAAACAAGTCGTAAAACGTAACCCTTCACCTCTCCAAATCTTTGCCTGCTTTGGTTGGTGCAATTTCTGGTTTTTTATATTTAGCAAACAAGTCGTTTAAAGCCTCAGCAATTAAATTGTGCATTGTTGTATCTTCCTGTACCGCTAAAATTTTTAACTGATCCCGAACTTCCTTGGGAAAATGTCCTGTAATGGGGCGTGTATTTTGACGACTGGGGGGGACAGTGGAAGAGTTGCCAGAATTTTTGTCACCTGATGGTTGTAGGTTAGCACTTTCTTGACGATATCGTGTGCTATGGCTAGTATCAGCCAAGGCATTTGAAAGATCAGGTTTTTTCTTTTGGCTCATAATTAGAATTTACTACAATTTTACTTATCTACAATCTTACTTATTTACATTATGACAAATAGACTTGTATACATTTAGAATTTCTTCAGCCGCTTTGCCCTGTGGCTCGTACTCCAAAGCTGTCAGTCCTAACGCTCCAGCATCTCCAAAAGCTGCGCGACTACCCAATTGAGCAGAAGCAACTGTCAAACCGATTTGTTGGATCGCCCGTTTCGCTTGCTCATGCCGAGTCCCCCGTGAAGGAACAGCATTTAAGACAACCAATGTTGATTGATTTCCTGCGTATTGGATAAGCTCCTGAGTATTACGAAGAGTTTCTAAATCATAAATTTGCGGTCGGCATGGAATAATAATCAAGTCAGCCACTTTCGCAGCCGCAAGGGAAGCCTGCTCCGAACGCGGTGGCGTATCCAAAATAATTAAATCTACGCCCTCTTTTTCGGCGCGTTCGATCGCCTTATTAAGTCGAGCGGGTTGCACATCCACAATGACAGGTCGATCAACTTCACGTCGATCTCCCCAATTACAGGCAGTAGCTTGTGGATCAAGGTCGTAAATAACAGTGGTCTCTCCAGCTTGTTCAGCAGCAACAGCAAGGGATAAAGCTAAAGTAGTTTTACCTGCGCCACCCTTTTGAGTAATTAGGGCAATTTTTTTCATAGCTAAATATATACATGTATAAATGTCTAACTATAGACTCTTTTTTCGAGTCATCCACTGACGCTTCTATTATAGACATGTAGAATAGAATAAAAATCTATATTAAGACTGTGCTATATGTATACATGTAGAAAAATTGCCACGGAGGTAGCAGTGGTTCAATTAAAAAAGTGGAAAATGATTGGGTAACTGGGGGTTCTACCAACTTATGAAAACAAGAGTATTGCAGAACTCCGAGATGCAGAAGCAAAACGAGAAGAAAAAATTGCGGCGATTATGTCGTCACGACAGAACGCTAACTTTGCCCAAGATGAATAGATTTTGTCTTTAAACAATGGTGATGGCTCTTGTCATTCAAGGGTCATCTTTACTCTTAAGTATTAGATACTCAAGCTGAGGATTATTATGTACCGTAAAATTCTAGTCCCTCTCGATGGCTCAGAAGCTGCCGAAGCCATTATTCCCCATGTGGCAAATTTAGCTAAATATGATGGGGCTCAGGTTATTTTTGCCCAAGTAATTGAACCAGCAACTCGTAGTGGCATTATTAATATTGAGCAAGATCAAGAGGTCACCTTTAAGCCTCAAAAAATTGATGAAGCGAAGAACTATTTAACTCGCTGGCAAGAACAGTTTGCTCAGGACGGCTTATCAGCAGACATTCTCCTACTACGAGGGGTTGCTGTTGATGCCATTCTCCATGCCATTGAGCAGATGGATATTGATGTCTTGGCTTTTACTAGTCAAGGGCGTTCAGGGCTGAAAAAAGCCATTTATGGGAGTGTTAGTGCAGCGCTTCTTAATCGCGCACCTTGCCCAATGTTAGTGGCAGATTCTAAAACGAAGGTGAGCTTAAAAACCAATAATCGGATTTTAGTCCCTCTCGATGGCTCTAAAGAATCAGAGAAAATTCTGTCTCATGTTCAACATATTGCCCAGTTGTATGAGGCAAAGTTAATTTTGGTGAGAGTTGTCCGAAGTGCCAGCTATAAAGCAGCGTTTGTTAATTTAGACAAGGAAATTAAGGAGGAAGTTGTTCCTGAACATTTATTAAGTCAGCTTGGGAAGCATCAGGAACTAGAAAAAATTAAGGAAGCGAAAAAGTATTTATTAAATTGGAAAAGTCAATTCCAAGAGCAGGGAATTGATGTGGAGGTGAACTTGTTATATGGTCAGCCCATTGATAGTATTTTGGCTGTTGCCGAAAGAAGTGAGGCTGATTTAGTTGCCATGACCAGCCAAGCTAAAGCCGGGTTAGATGAATTTTTATATGGTAGTGTTGCTTCTGGCTTATTAAATCGTTTAGGTCGTCCCATGTTTATTATTCATGAAGGTAAGATTCCTGTGAGGAATTTTGCCTAGCCCAGAGGTTTTTGTAATTACTTTGTTACCCCCCATTATCACTTTTATGAATGGGGGAATTTTTATTTTTGAGTTAGTTTAAAGCGAGGCTCATTTTTTGTTGAATTTTGACCACACTTTAGTGGGTAATCCCCAAACATAGATAAATCCTTCGGCAGCCTTGTGATCAAATTCATCTTGAGAACCATAAGTTGCTAAATCTTCGGCATATAAGGAATTTTCAGACTGACGACCCACAACCATGGCATTCCCTTTATAGAGTTTTAGGCGCACTGTTCCAGTAACACGCTCTTGAGTTTGCTGAATAAACCCTTCTAGAGCCTGTTTGAGAGGACTGTACCAAAGTCCACGATAAATGAGTTGAGCATAGGTTTCTTCGATACCTCGCTTGTATTGTGTTACATCAGCGGTGAGGGTTAAACTTTCTAGATCGCGATGAGCTAGAATTAACGCTAGCATAGCCGGTGCTTCGTAAATCTCTCGGGATTTAATGCCCACAACTCGGTTTTCCATCATGTCGATGCGACCAAAACCATGTTTGCCAATGTGTTCGTTGAGGGTTTCAATGAGGGCAACAGGTTGGTAGTTAATGCCATTGACGGTTACAGGAATCCCTTTTTCAAAACCAATATCAATATATTCTGCTTCATTAGGAGTTTGCGCGATCGCGCTAGTCATACTATAAACTTCTTCTGGTGGTTCTACCATCGGATCTTCGAGAGAGCCGGCTTCGATGCTGCGTCCTAGAATATTTTGATCGATACTGTAGGGAGAAGATTTTTTGACAGGGGCGGGCAGTCCAAATTTCTCCCCATACGCGATCGCGTCTTCCCGACTCATTCCCCATTCTCGGGCAGGCGCAAGAATTTTCAAATCTGGATTTAACGCCATAATCGACACATCAAAGCGCACCTGATCATTACCTTTCCCAGTACAACCATGAGCAACTGCATCTGCTCCGTGTTTTTGGGCTGCTTCTACTAGCATTTGGCTAATTAAGGGGCGAGCGAGGGCTGTAGATAAGGGATACTGATTCTCATATAAGGCATTGGCTTGGATAGCAGGGAAGGCAAACTCAGTAATAAACCGTTCCACCCCATTTTCCACTAAGGAAATTGAAGCCCCTGCTGTCATTGCTTTTTCTTTAATCGGATTTAAGTCTTCTCCTTGCCCTAGATCTGCTGCTAGGGTGATCACTTCTTTTACGCCCCATTCTTGTTTTAGATAAGGAATACAAACCGAGGTATCTACGCCCCCGGAATAAGCTAAAACTACTTTATCTGCGCGACCCATATTCATTATGCTAATAAACGACAAATTACTTAATATACAATGTACAATATACAAGACGCAATTTATATACTAATATTTGCTGTTTTAAAAGCCTCAAATAAAAACGCTCTGTATGATCAAAAAAATTGCTTTTTCCATTATTTGGCTTGGCTTTATTTCCTATGCCTTCCTTTTAGCCCCTCCTAATAATGCTAATACTTCAGAATTAATTGAAAAACTTATTAACTTTGAACTAGAAGGAATTAATCCTTTAATCGTAGCAATTTTTAATCTTATGGGAGTTTTACCTTTAATCTATGCTCCTTTATTAATCATTGATGGCAATGGGCAAAAATTACCCGCTTGGATCTTCACATTTATATCATTTGGAGTGGGAGCATTTGCAATTTTACCTTATCTTGCTTTTCGGGAACCAGACTTTAGTCAAGAAAAAACAAATTGGTTTATAAAAATTCTAGATTTTCGTTTGATCAATCTATTATTAGTAATTCTATTTGTCGTTATTTTTACTTCAGGAATTATAGAAGGAGACTGGAATGAGTTTGTAGTGCAGTGGCAAAACAGCCGTTTTATTCACGTCATGAGTTTAGATTTTTGCCTATTAATTTTGCTATTTCCAGCACTGCTTCTAGATGATTTAGGTCGTCGCCAGATTAATCATTCGCTATTTTTTAAAACAATTATCTGGATTCCTTTGATTGGAACATTTCTCTATCTTTGCCTACGTCCTTCCCTTCCTGAAAAAATGAGCAGTGAGTGAGGAATTAGATACTAACGGAACTCTTGGAAACTCAGGAATAAAAGAGAGATGACAATTAGGGATAAGCATCACCTCGCGATCGCGTCGTCAACTGTCATAATAAATAATACGGTAAATCAAAAGTTAAAAATATTGTTACCATTTAGGGCTCAATTATAGATACTTGTGACTAGCATTATTATAAAATGACGAAATTACAACAAAACAGAGAACCCCTAGCGAATTTAATTCTTTATTATTTATTCAAATGGTCAGTAGTAAGTCCAGCCTTTAATCTTTATTATCGAGGGAAACTCTATGGACGAGAAAATGTCCCCAAAACAGGGGGATTAGTGGTAGTTAGTAATCATGCCAGTTTATGTGATCCGCCTTTGTTATCTTGTTGTGTCGGTCGTCCTGTTGCGTATATGGCAAAGGAAGAACTTTTTAATATTCCTATACTCAAACAAGGTATCTCCCTCTATGGGGCTTATCCTGTGAAGCGTTCTGCTGCAGATCGCAACGCCATTCGAGCAGCCCTCAAAACTTTAGAACAAGGGTGGGCTGCAGGAATCTTCCTTCAGGGAAGCCGCACTCCTGATGGACGGATAACAGACCCCAAGTTAGGAGCGGCGATGATTGCAACTAAAGCTAAAGTCCCCATTTTACCTGTTAGTTTGTGGGGAACGGAGAAAATTCCCCAAAAAGGAGTCCGTTTTCCAGCAATTACGGCTCGCATTGGTGAACCGATTTCTCCACCAGTCTCTAATAAACGGGAAGCCCTAGAAAGTGTTACCCAAAAATGTGCTGACGTTATTAATACGATGCATGCTCAAGGAAGATAGTAGGGATAACTAATTGTACTCAAACTTCAAAAAATGCTTTGAACTCAAATCCCACTGCCATATAAAAATTCCTCAAGATCGCGATCTTTGATCTGACACTGAGGGGACTTTTCATCAG
This window of the Euhalothece natronophila Z-M001 genome carries:
- a CDS encoding GNAT family N-acetyltransferase, coding for MNIVIRPSNENDIKEIIELQSQSLFQLSSKYYNQKQKQAIINSQKRARSLLYHQEKIYVAEIDGEKIIGFACFIYKHNKLGQIGGIYVHPDYFRKGVGTKLIEKIEEIARQYNVVILEVFSSLDAVVFYRKKGYTSVRRVNFVIEFTFTNMPTQFLYKKLKPISQNEADEIKKLLNYEIKQHQKSNHLIQFILYFIIFFLIGFFIAIAIMSQL
- a CDS encoding DUF2059 domain-containing protein → MIKQKLLPITLATILTPVTLGLSLLAVSSVKAETNDQNIKSLNETPSEQEKDVDPEKASLIRQYIELSNEKEATIETVTLPLEQNPQIPNEVVQEYVRRMEEEYVDLVTPIYAEHFTVEQLEAIIEFYQSDIGQSVAEEFPELTHDTFTRFSTWGERTMREIIEERREAN
- a CDS encoding class I SAM-dependent methyltransferase, with product MDNQVTKTAYYPLGVRAWDAQQGEPVCNDWLAPSLMTDEAKEIWKQFASLNRPNFSTAGRHAIIDDLIRKALQKDSKAKVVVMGAGFDTRAFRLSGGNWLEVDEPAILAEKERHLPSHQSPNSLVRIPIDFAKESLKDHLSSFSQPETTHVILEGVLMYLTQRQRWELLETLGELFPHHFIYCDLVKRSFFQRQMTAVHEQIVKLGASFKELQEKPEQLFLQAGYQPITRQSVVGKVADQLEVPRWILHLFLRNIKNGFCVWQFERFPN
- a CDS encoding ribbon-helix-helix domain-containing protein; this encodes MSQKKKPDLSNALADTSHSTRYRQESANLQPSGDKNSGNSSTVPPSRQNTRPITGHFPKEVRDQLKILAVQEDTTMHNLIAEALNDLFAKYKKPEIAPTKAGKDLER
- a CDS encoding AAA family ATPase, which encodes MKKIALITQKGGAGKTTLALSLAVAAEQAGETTVIYDLDPQATACNWGDRREVDRPVIVDVQPARLNKAIERAEKEGVDLIILDTPPRSEQASLAAAKVADLIIIPCRPQIYDLETLRNTQELIQYAGNQSTLVVLNAVPSRGTRHEQAKRAIQQIGLTVASAQLGSRAAFGDAGALGLTALEYEPQGKAAEEILNVYKSICHNVNK
- a CDS encoding universal stress protein, whose protein sequence is MYRKILVPLDGSEAAEAIIPHVANLAKYDGAQVIFAQVIEPATRSGIINIEQDQEVTFKPQKIDEAKNYLTRWQEQFAQDGLSADILLLRGVAVDAILHAIEQMDIDVLAFTSQGRSGLKKAIYGSVSAALLNRAPCPMLVADSKTKVSLKTNNRILVPLDGSKESEKILSHVQHIAQLYEAKLILVRVVRSASYKAAFVNLDKEIKEEVVPEHLLSQLGKHQELEKIKEAKKYLLNWKSQFQEQGIDVEVNLLYGQPIDSILAVAERSEADLVAMTSQAKAGLDEFLYGSVASGLLNRLGRPMFIIHEGKIPVRNFA
- a CDS encoding argininosuccinate synthase, which translates into the protein MGRADKVVLAYSGGVDTSVCIPYLKQEWGVKEVITLAADLGQGEDLNPIKEKAMTAGASISLVENGVERFITEFAFPAIQANALYENQYPLSTALARPLISQMLVEAAQKHGADAVAHGCTGKGNDQVRFDVSIMALNPDLKILAPAREWGMSREDAIAYGEKFGLPAPVKKSSPYSIDQNILGRSIEAGSLEDPMVEPPEEVYSMTSAIAQTPNEAEYIDIGFEKGIPVTVNGINYQPVALIETLNEHIGKHGFGRIDMMENRVVGIKSREIYEAPAMLALILAHRDLESLTLTADVTQYKRGIEETYAQLIYRGLWYSPLKQALEGFIQQTQERVTGTVRLKLYKGNAMVVGRQSENSLYAEDLATYGSQDEFDHKAAEGFIYVWGLPTKVWSKFNKK
- a CDS encoding DUF2834 domain-containing protein: MIKKIAFSIIWLGFISYAFLLAPPNNANTSELIEKLINFELEGINPLIVAIFNLMGVLPLIYAPLLIIDGNGQKLPAWIFTFISFGVGAFAILPYLAFREPDFSQEKTNWFIKILDFRLINLLLVILFVVIFTSGIIEGDWNEFVVQWQNSRFIHVMSLDFCLLILLFPALLLDDLGRRQINHSLFFKTIIWIPLIGTFLYLCLRPSLPEKMSSE
- a CDS encoding lysophospholipid acyltransferase family protein translates to MTKLQQNREPLANLILYYLFKWSVVSPAFNLYYRGKLYGRENVPKTGGLVVVSNHASLCDPPLLSCCVGRPVAYMAKEELFNIPILKQGISLYGAYPVKRSAADRNAIRAALKTLEQGWAAGIFLQGSRTPDGRITDPKLGAAMIATKAKVPILPVSLWGTEKIPQKGVRFPAITARIGEPISPPVSNKREALESVTQKCADVINTMHAQGR